From Medicago truncatula cultivar Jemalong A17 chromosome 7, MtrunA17r5.0-ANR, whole genome shotgun sequence, a single genomic window includes:
- the LOC25498900 gene encoding uncharacterized protein isoform X2, whose amino-acid sequence MGNIHIRAYGDFNSSEVDKEALNSTNISLHGSITELNTVGKNNRYKHFLMDLNDWVSANPPPVHLFLIFGSKEFSSSGILHRLRMCNYNILLACPGMPHVALCHAPTIMWDWSSLLKGEDLTGKHFNHPPDGPTNSRYGNSNVPLENPFSLVDFHTSSQNAEEIYKPTLDIKLCEASKSVSRQVMKILCSHPNGISIGDLRAELTKCDLPLDKRFYGNKKFSDFLVSMSYVQLQYLGGGNFWVRLVPSTTSDNDIVKSDDVNPEIMEKINPSKNPSTCNDCNMLQNKHEIPTTKEVDEVCCSPFTSTFGSWISSWWTFWRSNAKSEVYESASHFEESKSSGLQYDLCHPQQPYWDNFKCRVSVWWDFDSCAVPSDISFLNVAPSIMGVLRANEIKSPICIDTYGDVSQLSKIKQEALFLSGIDLHHIPGGKNKNKCLMDWLSQNPPRRHLFLIFGDKDFYFSGTLRRNDNFLLACPGKADGYICKVATIVWQWSSVLKGKYLTGKYFNHPPDWYIRKREQTPLEYPPEWYRNSKVPHENPFSAAEEPTSSQNAKILDPSSYIKLIYVQQSVSRKIRKVLSSYPNGISIGDLTFHLGDCFGRGLPDRKKLSNILASIPDVQLLYIGDDNFCVRLMPSTTSNAEEKNEQRDVNHSRSPVLFSTDSFWDEVESFVFTSRGSRQISRSTSREDLAHRLQKHGGFFKFRTKNKILQLVELLIAEKKWLEENPSQALPFRVTKSVQKS is encoded by the exons ATGGGTAATATTCATATTCGTGCTTATGGCGATTTTAATTCTTCTGAGGTCGACAAAGAGGCTCTTAATTCAACAAACATTTCTCTACACGGATCCATTACCGAATTAAATACCG TTGGAAAGAACAATAGGTATAAGCATTTTCTTATGGATCTTAATGATTGGGTTTCCGCAAATCCTCCACCCGTACACCTCTTTTTGATATTTGGTAGTAAAGAATTCTCTAGTAGTGGCATATTGCACCGGTTAAGAATGTGCAACTACAATATCTTGCTTGCATGTCCAGGAATGCCTCATGTTGCTCTTTGCCATGCACCAACTATAATGTGGGACTGGTCTTCGTTGCTCAAGGGGGAAGACCTTACAGGAAAACATTTCAACCATCCTCCTGATGGTCCAACTAATTCACGGTATGGAAACTCAAACGTGCCTCTTGAAAACCCCTTCTCACTTGTTGATTTTCACACATCTTCACAAAATGCGGAGGAGATCTACAAACCTACCTTGGACATAAAGTTATGTGAAGCTTCAAAGTCAGTTTCTAGGCAGGTTATGAAAATATTGTGTTCGCACCCAAATGGGATCTCCATCGGAGATCTTCGTGCAGAGTTGACAAAGTGTGATCTGCCTTTGGATAAACGCTTCTATGGAAATAAAAAGTTTTCCGACTTTCTAGTATCTATGTCATATGTACAACTCCAATATTTAGGAGGAGGTAATTTTTGGGTGCGCTTGGTCCCATCAACTAC ATCTGACAATGACATTGTTAAGTCTGATGATGTAAATCCTGaaattatggaaaaaataaacCCTTCAAAGAATCCCTCTACCTGTAATGATTGCAACATGTTGCAAAACAAACATGAGATTCCAACTACAAAGGAGGTTGATGAAGTTTGTTGTAGCCCATTTACTTCAACTTTTGGTAGTTGGATTAGTAGTTGGTGGACATTTTGGAGAAGCAATGCTAAGTCCGAAGTATACGAGAGTGCTAGTCATTTTGAAGAATCCAAGTCATCAGGATTGCAATATGATCTTTGTCATCCTCAGCAACCTTATTGGGATAACTTTAAATGTAGGGTTTCCGTATGGTGGGACTTTGACAGCTGTGCCGTCCCTTCCGACATTAGCTTTTTGAATGTAGCACCTTCAATTATGGGAGTTCTTAGAGCTAACGAGATTAAGAGCCCTATTTGTATTGACACATATGGCGATGTTTCTCAACTTTCAAAGATCAAACAAGAAGCACTTTTCTTATCCGGCATTGATCTCCACCACATTCCAG GTGGAAAGAACAAGAACAAATGTTTAATGGATTGGCTTTCTCAAAATCCCCCACGCAGACATCTCTTTTTGATATTTGGTGACAAAGACTTCTACTTCTCCGGCACATTACGTCGGAATGACAACTTTTTGCTTGCATGTCCAGGAAAAGCTGATGGTTATATCTGCAAAGTAGCAACTATAGTGTGGCAGTGGTCTTCAGTGCTCAAGGGGAAATATCTTACTGGAAAATATTTCAACCATCCTCCTGATTGGTATATTAGGAAGCGGGAGCAGACGCCTCTTGAATATCCTCCCGAGTGGTATAGAAACTCGAAGGTGCCTCATGAAAACCCCTTCTCAGCTGCTGAGGAACCCACATCTTCACAAAATGCAAAGATCCTCGATCCTTCATCgtacataaaattaatttatgttcaACAGTCGGTTTCTAGGAAGATTAGGAAGGTATTGAGTTCGTACCCGAATGGGATCTCCATTGGAGATCTTACTTTCCATTTGGGAGATTGTTTTGGTAGAGGCTTACCTGATCGTAAAAAGCTTTCCAACATTCTAGCATCTATACCAGATGTACAACTCTTGTATATAGGAGATGATAATTTTTGTGTACGTTTGATGCCATCAACAACATCTAATGCTGAGGAGAAGAATGAGCAGAGggatgttaatcattcaagaaGTCCTGTGTTATTTTCTACTGATTCCTTTTGGGATGAAGTGGAATCTTTTGTTTTCACGTCTAGAGGATCACGTCAAATTTCCCGGTCAACAAGCAG GGAGGATCTGGCTCATAGATTACAAAAGCATGGAGGATTTTTTAAGTTTcgcactaaaaataaaatccttCAATTGGTTGAATTGTTGATAGCAGAGAAGAAATGGTTGGAGGAAAACCCCTCACAAGCACTTCCTTTTAGGGTAACTAAATCAGTTCAGAAGAGCTAA
- the LOC25498900 gene encoding uncharacterized protein isoform X1, whose translation MGNIHIRAYGDFNSSEVDKEALNSTNISLHGSITELNTVGKNNRYKHFLMDLNDWVSANPPPVHLFLIFGSKEFSSSGILHRLRMCNYNILLACPGMPHVALCHAPTIMWDWSSLLKGEDLTGKHFNHPPDGPTNSRYGNSNVPLENPFSLVDFHTSSQNAEEIYKPTLDIKLCEASKSVSRQVMKILCSHPNGISIGDLRAELTKCDLPLDKRFYGNKKFSDFLVSMSYVQLQYLGGGNFWVRLVPSTTSAVKNKQKDCVLTQNLHDEGKNMDRSADGVPRISSSCVSCEGDDLKSFQFLPSQGNPLGEYADGKPSFPSLESNVHRPPDELQKKSLEVDVTHAPLLQIQLPPNDSNISKKSDNDIVKSDDVNPEIMEKINPSKNPSTCNDCNMLQNKHEIPTTKEVDEVCCSPFTSTFGSWISSWWTFWRSNAKSEVYESASHFEESKSSGLQYDLCHPQQPYWDNFKCRVSVWWDFDSCAVPSDISFLNVAPSIMGVLRANEIKSPICIDTYGDVSQLSKIKQEALFLSGIDLHHIPGGKNKNKCLMDWLSQNPPRRHLFLIFGDKDFYFSGTLRRNDNFLLACPGKADGYICKVATIVWQWSSVLKGKYLTGKYFNHPPDWYIRKREQTPLEYPPEWYRNSKVPHENPFSAAEEPTSSQNAKILDPSSYIKLIYVQQSVSRKIRKVLSSYPNGISIGDLTFHLGDCFGRGLPDRKKLSNILASIPDVQLLYIGDDNFCVRLMPSTTSNAEEKNEQRDVNHSRSPVLFSTDSFWDEVESFVFTSRGSRQISRSTSREDLAHRLQKHGGFFKFRTKNKILQLVELLIAEKKWLEENPSQALPFRVTKSVQKS comes from the exons ATGGGTAATATTCATATTCGTGCTTATGGCGATTTTAATTCTTCTGAGGTCGACAAAGAGGCTCTTAATTCAACAAACATTTCTCTACACGGATCCATTACCGAATTAAATACCG TTGGAAAGAACAATAGGTATAAGCATTTTCTTATGGATCTTAATGATTGGGTTTCCGCAAATCCTCCACCCGTACACCTCTTTTTGATATTTGGTAGTAAAGAATTCTCTAGTAGTGGCATATTGCACCGGTTAAGAATGTGCAACTACAATATCTTGCTTGCATGTCCAGGAATGCCTCATGTTGCTCTTTGCCATGCACCAACTATAATGTGGGACTGGTCTTCGTTGCTCAAGGGGGAAGACCTTACAGGAAAACATTTCAACCATCCTCCTGATGGTCCAACTAATTCACGGTATGGAAACTCAAACGTGCCTCTTGAAAACCCCTTCTCACTTGTTGATTTTCACACATCTTCACAAAATGCGGAGGAGATCTACAAACCTACCTTGGACATAAAGTTATGTGAAGCTTCAAAGTCAGTTTCTAGGCAGGTTATGAAAATATTGTGTTCGCACCCAAATGGGATCTCCATCGGAGATCTTCGTGCAGAGTTGACAAAGTGTGATCTGCCTTTGGATAAACGCTTCTATGGAAATAAAAAGTTTTCCGACTTTCTAGTATCTATGTCATATGTACAACTCCAATATTTAGGAGGAGGTAATTTTTGGGTGCGCTTGGTCCCATCAACTACATCTGCTGTTAAGAATAAGCAGAAAGATTGTGTCCTAACTCAAAATCTACATGATGAGGGTAAAAATATGGATAGAAGTGCAGATGGGGTTCCCAGAATATCCTCATCGTGTGTTAGCTGCGAGGGTGATGATCTAAAATCATTTCAATTTCTCCCTTCACAAGGAAATCCTCTTGGGGAATATGCGGATGGTAAACCATCATTTCCTTCGTTAGAAAGTAATGTGCATCGGCCTCCAGATGAGTTGCAGAAAAAATCTCTGGAGGTGGATGTGACTCATGCACCATTGCTGCAGATTCAACTTCCTCCAAATGACAGCAATATTTCCAAAAAATCTGACAATGACATTGTTAAGTCTGATGATGTAAATCCTGaaattatggaaaaaataaacCCTTCAAAGAATCCCTCTACCTGTAATGATTGCAACATGTTGCAAAACAAACATGAGATTCCAACTACAAAGGAGGTTGATGAAGTTTGTTGTAGCCCATTTACTTCAACTTTTGGTAGTTGGATTAGTAGTTGGTGGACATTTTGGAGAAGCAATGCTAAGTCCGAAGTATACGAGAGTGCTAGTCATTTTGAAGAATCCAAGTCATCAGGATTGCAATATGATCTTTGTCATCCTCAGCAACCTTATTGGGATAACTTTAAATGTAGGGTTTCCGTATGGTGGGACTTTGACAGCTGTGCCGTCCCTTCCGACATTAGCTTTTTGAATGTAGCACCTTCAATTATGGGAGTTCTTAGAGCTAACGAGATTAAGAGCCCTATTTGTATTGACACATATGGCGATGTTTCTCAACTTTCAAAGATCAAACAAGAAGCACTTTTCTTATCCGGCATTGATCTCCACCACATTCCAG GTGGAAAGAACAAGAACAAATGTTTAATGGATTGGCTTTCTCAAAATCCCCCACGCAGACATCTCTTTTTGATATTTGGTGACAAAGACTTCTACTTCTCCGGCACATTACGTCGGAATGACAACTTTTTGCTTGCATGTCCAGGAAAAGCTGATGGTTATATCTGCAAAGTAGCAACTATAGTGTGGCAGTGGTCTTCAGTGCTCAAGGGGAAATATCTTACTGGAAAATATTTCAACCATCCTCCTGATTGGTATATTAGGAAGCGGGAGCAGACGCCTCTTGAATATCCTCCCGAGTGGTATAGAAACTCGAAGGTGCCTCATGAAAACCCCTTCTCAGCTGCTGAGGAACCCACATCTTCACAAAATGCAAAGATCCTCGATCCTTCATCgtacataaaattaatttatgttcaACAGTCGGTTTCTAGGAAGATTAGGAAGGTATTGAGTTCGTACCCGAATGGGATCTCCATTGGAGATCTTACTTTCCATTTGGGAGATTGTTTTGGTAGAGGCTTACCTGATCGTAAAAAGCTTTCCAACATTCTAGCATCTATACCAGATGTACAACTCTTGTATATAGGAGATGATAATTTTTGTGTACGTTTGATGCCATCAACAACATCTAATGCTGAGGAGAAGAATGAGCAGAGggatgttaatcattcaagaaGTCCTGTGTTATTTTCTACTGATTCCTTTTGGGATGAAGTGGAATCTTTTGTTTTCACGTCTAGAGGATCACGTCAAATTTCCCGGTCAACAAGCAG GGAGGATCTGGCTCATAGATTACAAAAGCATGGAGGATTTTTTAAGTTTcgcactaaaaataaaatccttCAATTGGTTGAATTGTTGATAGCAGAGAAGAAATGGTTGGAGGAAAACCCCTCACAAGCACTTCCTTTTAGGGTAACTAAATCAGTTCAGAAGAGCTAA